DNA from Cottoperca gobio chromosome 4, fCotGob3.1, whole genome shotgun sequence:
ATGTGCACGAGCCTTCGTTTGCCAGCCAGGCCAACACAGTGTGGAGCAGCTACAAGCCATGCTGAGGGAATGCTCTAAATATCACGGGCAGCTCACCAGAGAAGCTGCTATGGGTGAGTAGGAGACATTTCTACACATATTTAAAGCATTACAAATATTCTGCAGATGTGTACGGTCTGTTTCTAAACACATGCTGTCGTGGAAAGTTTGAATTAAATCTGTATACGAGTATTTATTCTCTGCGCAGAGAAGGTTCAATAATCATAGAGTGCATCAGTCTGAGTGAGGAAAGAACACTGCGTGTTTGTTCATGTGTTAAAAAGACAGCGAGGCGAGGGGTGGAAGATTCTCACAGTTGCAGGTGTCAGATGGACATAAGAATACCATTTTATACTTTAGaacaggggtccccaaactttttcctgtgagggccacataattgttcccttctctgatgggggccagggtcagtttgtaacagaaaaagtgtgacgatcgcaggggtgcctaaacgtaaacatttattgttttccagaaagccacacataaccaaatattaataaccctttccgggatcttcacagaaataacagatgagacaaacagccttttctttgcattgaacaaaaaaagaatcgttTGACCAttgcaggttaaataccctgcattctgaatcaatttttctcttacctaaccttttcgccattattccgttctatttgacaggggctagtctaggattcgcgaggccagactgaaaaaaaaaatcataatgcgtctctggtattgttcagggggccgggccaaatgtggaggtgggccatatccggcccgcgggccttagtttggggaccactgctttaGAACATTCTGTCCATTAATGATGACCTTCAGTCAAACAAaacgacacaaacacacccccCTCTGAACTGCTGTACTCAccacttgttttatttctcttctcaGGCCAAGGGTTTGACCGTCACCTGTTTGCTCTGAGATTTCTGGCCAATTCCCAGAGCCAGGCTCTGCACAGCCTGTATACAGACCCGGCTTACGCCACTATCAACCACAACATCCTCTCCACCAGCACCCTCACCAGTCCAGCTGTGAACCTCGGGGGCTTTGCCCCGGTGGTGCCCGATGGGTTCGGTGTCGGCTACGGTGTCCATGACGACTGGATTGGCTGCAATGTGTCCAGCTATCCCTCTCGCAATGTCCACGATTTCCTGCAGTGTGTCCACAAGTCCTTAGAGGACATTTTCTCTGTCCTGGAAGGAAAGGCACTCGGCTAAGAAACAAGTGTTTGtcatcaaaaataattaattttaaggAACCGTGAAGGTGAGGGCGGCCATCATTCTCAGCTCGCAAAAAGTGAGTGTGAATGAAAGTgatgaatattatattttgttcacCACAAAGGAATACAAAGCAAATCATTGTGCTTAAatataccttcttttttttaaaggaattaAATGGTTGGGAATATGAATTTGATCTTTGGGTTTGGATATTATTGTTGGTATAAAACAAGTGATCTTGACAGTTATCAAAATGTGATATATGGAAAACAAAGTTTCCAGTGTCATGACAATTATTGTATAGTGAAAACATTGACCATAAAATACTGGGAAAATGTGCTAGCTTTCAGCTTTAAATGATTCAAACTACTGGCTTTACAAGACCTCAGTCTCTTAAATGTATAGCAGTCCAGTCTGACAGTTGTGTACTGTAAACtcgtgttgtgtgtttttagggaCTGGTAACAAGTTAGTGCTGGTCATATTATTTATGCAGCAGGGCTTTTCAGATGTAGAATTTCTCTGCATGGATTCAGATTCTGTGCCTTAACTAAATGTGAATTTAAAACTGTAATTTCAGATTGTtactgtaataaataatatttaaatgttccatCACCATTTGTCATTTACAGCCTTAGAGGTTTGAatgcattttgaaataaaacttaatttgcttttgttaaatgtttgttgCAAGTAACATCTTCCCATTAAAAATTGCTATTATGAAATTTTAAAAGGTATTTCtataaactaaaatatagaaaatggGCCATAACATTCTAATTAAATGTTAAGACACATTGTAGATACTAGCCAGGGACATTTGTAATCAAATATTGAGAGGAGCTTAGACAAGCAGAACATTTTCTcactctttatttaaaataaaaaacagttccACCAAAAGCAAATGTACAAATGCGGTAGTACAACAGAAACATTAgctaaagaaattaaaatgagcAAAATCCACATTTAGATAGGCTTGATCTTGAAGTGTAGGCCGATGAGACTGAAGACGAGACATTTCAGATCTTGCACCAGGTAGTAGAACACACGAAGACCTTCAGGGTCCCTGAAACACAGAACCATTTGGAAAGTTAAACCCTGTTATCACGGACAAATACAGTTCTACTTTCCCAACTCCTGGATGAAGTACTCACTTTGACTGGTTGACGTCAATCAAGGAGCCAATTTTGGAAGTTGTGAATGAAATGTGCTCGTCTCCAATGACAATTTCCAGTTCCTGTGAAAATTAGGACAAAAGCAGGCAAGTTTTTATCTAAGATTCAAAACATCAATGTAGCGTTGATTTACTGCAGTGTTCATATCAAGATCTGACCAGTCAGACAGAAGGTGGGGTGCTTATTGATTGCTATCAAAATGTGTGggactatattattattattatattatataatattataaccaCTCCTAAAAACCAGTGTGCTTTCACAGGGTTTGTGCCCTGAATTAGTTATGTTAAAATCTATTAAAAAGGCATTCTCTTAACTCTTATTGATTCATATTGTTCTTAATTCACTTTCTCACGTGTAGCTCTGCTTGCTAAAAGTTGTTTAACTTTTAGACTGTTTACATTgtctatatttttttattatgtctCGTAAACCACTTTGTATTTTGAAAAGTGCAATataaattgaaaaaaacattttcttagaatgcagcagcaacagtgtTAAAAAGCTGCAAGTGGGCATCTGTACAAATGAAGCAATCAGAACTTATCAAAATGACAGATCTGGAGATGACATGGAGGGTAAAACATGCTAAATTAATCTGCTCCCCGGTGGAGAATAAGTCACAAACCTGTCTGCCAACTCTGTCAGGAGGCGGCCATagagcatcatcttccttggtGATCTCACTGTCATCGATGAtcctcttcagctcctccatcaCACTCTTGTGTACATATGCCTGGGTTGGTACACAGAACACAGGTGGAGCATGTCAAACTTTGTAAAATTTGTCTGGTTGATTGACCATCATTATCAAGCCTCTAATGACATGTTCGCGCAATGTTTATATGACAAAAATATTGCTGAATCAAGACAACAGATAATATTTTGTGCAAAAGTCCAGAGAGGCACACTGTGTGTACACCTTCAGACATCAGCCCTCCATACCAAGGACCAGAACAAAACCCTTGGAGTCATCTTGGATTCTGACATCAGCTCTGAAGCCCACATTATAAATGTTACAAAGAGTAATTTTATCATCTTTGAAACATCGTCATGATGGTTAGAACCTTTCCTTTCTCAGGCtaacacagaaaaaaataagCTGTTGGCCGCCTACAACTGGTTCAGAACGCAGCAGCCAGAGTACTGACCCAGACCACACAGAGAGCACATATAACTCCTATTTTGAAGTTATTGCTTTGAGTGTGCTATTAGTTTAAGAATGGATTTTAAGTTTCTACTAGTTTTAAAATCACCGAAGATCCTGGCACCAGCTTCTCTTTGACATGCTTTAGATCTTCTGCAGCTGGCCTCCTAGTCATCCCAAGAATTACAACAAAAacgtatggggggggggggtcaactTTCAGCTCTGGAAAAGTCTGTCTGAAGATCTACCTCAGCGACTGGCTTTTACTTAGGGTGCCTCACCATTTGTTGCGTTGATTTTAAGTGTTAACTTGTTTTAGTACATTTgcttatttaataatatattttattattttgtatttaaccactttattgttgtaatttacagtcttgcaaaaatgttttttattgttgtctCTTTACGTTTCTCTGTGCCGTTTTAATCCTGCTCAGCGAAGCACTGTGGTCTGTTACTGTATGAAAGATGCTAACGTTATATATTGTAGAGTTGAATGAATGACCACAACCACCCCTAGTTACATACAATACTACATGAAATCATTTTGAGACACATTGATACCTTAGAATTGAGTCAAATATGTTCTTATGTTTGCGGTGCCATTATATGGTATCAATGGACGACACCTAAACAGCATGGACTGCACATCCTTCGTGTTTTGAGTAGTTACTCACAAACGGTAACGTGTTTATGAACACAACTTACCTCTTTCCTGATCATGACATCGTTCTTGTAGTTGCTGTTGTTTGCGTACCTCAGTTTACCTGAAACATGTTCAAATTAACGTTACaatagaaatgtgaaacaatgcATCACTTATCACCGCTCAGGAGTTTGTTCTCGTCCCTACTGGCCACATGGCGCTTAAACGCTCTTGGATATTACTTAAGACATAactgttattataataaatgtttttgcatgtaTTAAATCAATCTACACTTGAACTATTatcattttttaatacattagAAACCAGGAAGATCATTTGGCGCTCGCAACTCGATTCGAGTTCGCCGCGGCCTTGCCTACGTTAGCCATTACCGGATGGCTAGCAATGTTAGCTCTAACGTAGGAAGACTAACACATTTGATTTTACCGTCAAATTGAACCTACCGTCCGGTCTGAATTCAAATTCCAGGAACTCGTGTCCAAATTTTCCCTTGTGCCCAACATAATATCTCAAATAGAAGTCACTTGTTGACATCTTTACTCTCCAGAAAGTACTCTTTCTGGTGAAGTCTGCGGAACAAAACTCGGCTAGCAAGAGAAACCTGGAGCCTCGCTACCCATGTACGCATGCGTAGAGGGTCACTGGTATTTGGACGCCTTTAAGCCCCGAAACTTGTCTTTCAGGAAGGTCTATCCATACTACTATCTCTGAAATTAATTCATACACAACTACAGGCCCGACATTTCCCCTTTATGTTCCATCTGCAAACTGACAATAGGTCCcatgatattttgttttacatgtaaTTATGTAACCTTTGGATTCAAATTgtctaattaaattaaaatgtacatattatattttacatactTTAGTCTCCTGGTTTAGTCTGATTTTTAGAGTCGCccaagaaaagaagaaaaatattttttatgatgAATTTGATAATGCTGTTGGCAAAATAAGTTATTCATAGgtttacatttaacaaaaaaaaatgtattttgttattttactggAGGATGCTGGGCAATCAGGCTATCAATACActcaatatctgtgtgttttattatacattatattttgtcTAGTGTGATCTACCCCTGGCtcttaaaattattttatttgtatactaTCACCTGTATACTAagtatttttaaaattattttgtttcataAAAAAGAGGTTCTGCCTGAAAGACTCTACCCAGGTACTGCAACATCCAAGGGCTTTGAGGGCCGTCGCATATTACCAACGTCATCACTCTGCGCACAGAGGAACGATCCTGGCAACAGTGCACGTGCGGTTGTTGTAAACTTTCGCCATGGCAGGCTCCTTTTCTCAGGAGCTTGAGGATTTGTTGAATCCTTTGCCTAAATTCGTTGATCCAGAAGATGACGGTGACGAGGCGACCAAAGCCAAAGTCACAGACAGATTCACCGAGGACGATGATGAAGATGGGGTCGGCCTCAGTGCTCTGCGGAAGCACAACACATCCCTGTTGTCAGAGACGGACAGACGGTATGTGGGGAAGACAGTCTCCCGTCAACAGCTGCTGATGGATACTGAGAGATctggtgaggaggaggatgatgatgatgatgataaggttgaggaggaggagggcagcaTAGAACAGgtagaagaagatgaagaagaggattCTTTAGGCGATGAAGAGGCTGATGATGAAAATGATttagaagatgaagaggaggagttgGTGGACAGTCATGCTAAACTGGCGTCTAAGAAAAAGGGCACTGACATGACCTTTCCTCAGGGAGTGGACTTCCACAAGCTGACAGAGGGCATGGATGACCTGGGAGTGAGTGAAGACGATGATGACGGTGGCGATGAGACTGATGGCAGCGATGAAGATGAGGACTCTGAGATGGAGAATGACGACGATGATGGGGACGGCGAGGACGAGGGAACCGTCCGCACGTTTTCTCAAGATAAAGTAGACGAGGAGGTGGAGAAAGGCAAGGCTGTGAAGGAGCAGCTGGTCCTGTGGGACCAAATGCTTGAGGGGCGGATCAAAATCCAGAAAGCTCTGGTGACCGCCAACCAGCTCCCGCAGCCGCAAACCTTCCCGGAGTTCAAGAGGAGGGGTGGAGCGGAGCTGGCGGGGGAGctgaagaacacacacaaagctctgAAAGCTCTGCAGAGATCCCTGCTAGAGCTGCACGATCAGCTGCTGTGGCAGAACACCGACACAAAGAGCATCGCTCAGGGAAAGACTGATGAAGACCAGGAGATAAACAGCGATGAGAATCAAGAGGTGTCAGTGCGAGAGGGTGGAGCTCCTAAAAGGAAACTGAAGATGGCAGAGTACCCGGACTTCATGGCCAAACGTTTTGCTGCTTTCCAGCCTTACCGCAACGCCACGTTGCAGAAGTGGCACGACAAAACCAGACTGACTCTGGGCAAAAGCAGCAAGGGTTTTGGGGCGTTCGACAGGAACATATTGACCCAGGTGGAGCAGGTGCTGATGGACAATGAGAGGCTGGTGCGGCGTACGCAAACCCGGCGTACAGAATACAGAGTCCTGGGGAAAAAAGAGGCGTCTCCCCTCACCTCTGAGCCCGTCTGCACAGAGGTAGAGGAGGTGGAACAGCAGCTGAAGGCAAACACACATCTCAATGATCTGGACGAGGATATATTCGATGATGATGATTTCTACCACCAGCTGCTAAGAGAGCTGATTGAACGCAAGACGAGTGCATCAGACCCCAATGACCAGGTGGCCATGGGCAGGCAGTGGCTGGCCATCCAGAAGCTGCGCAGCAAGATCAAGAAGAAGGTGGATACCAAAGCCAGCAAGGGGCGTAAAGTCAGGTTCCACATTCACAGTAAGCTGGTGAATTTTATGGCTCCTGTTGACCACAGCTTGGTGAGCGACGAAGCACGCAGCGAACTGTACCGTGGCCTCTTTGGGCAGAACTCCACCGTCAGGGAGTGATGAGAAGCAGGTGCTCATGTGTCGGAACCTAAAAAAAGAGTGCCTTTTTCCACGTCCCCTGGAATGATGCCGTGTTGGGACAGAGGCCATCTCTTTTCAGGAGAGGCCTGACAGAATATGGACTACGTAGAGTTCTTCATAAATGTTCATCTGAGTAACATTTTCAGTATGTGTTGTTgcttaaatgttaaatatgtaatacatgaGTGTTTCCACCAAAACATGTGCTTAGTGACTGTtatagggctgcaacaaacgattatttttattatcgattaatctgccaattattttctatagcatttctgaaaatattgaaagatgtccatcccagtttctcaaagtccatgGTGTTGCCATTGAGTGTATACATATCTTAATAGTTTACTGTTTTTCCAGTTCGTATACAAGAAATCAACACACTTCACTGCTTTATACTAACAGGGAATGATACAATACCTGCACTGTAAAACTGCAATTTTCCATTGTCACTGCCAATAAACTTCAGAGGAAAACTTaattttattacaaaaaaatgttcatgttttattttgtaacgtTTTTCACTCCCCATACaattaatatcatttaaaaaattgtCAATCAGCAGCACACTCAAAAATCGAATTTCTCAGTATGCATACTGACTATATGACTACTCTTATACCACCATACAAACTGAAAACCTGCTTAGaattagtttgtgtttgggaaACATCTGCATGCATTACATGCGTTGCACGGCTGTTGTGAATCCCTTAACCccaaatgttaacatttttaatttggcttttctgtaattgtttttttagtCTCAACGTAGTCTAAAATTTTGACTCTCCACACTGCCAGGAATAAAACTCGGTGGAAGAACATTTAAGGTTCTTTTGTGTTGGCCAAAATGTAGttgggtgattcttcaactattgccatttttgtgtccctggcaggaataagaaaaactaaaacacatttcctattttttatttttgtgacactcacttaacaccagaaggaacatacaaaaatgcaatcatagaccagtcattatttttattacatacaaAGTGgccttttatgtgttgttcttgctgtatatcacttgtccctgggcctgattttggatattcaaaccttaaattaaaagtttttaatttaatattgacctaattttaattgtatgtgcaaatgatacaTAAATGgcaattttaattaaatgtatcatgtgttgtaagatatattagtatttcaagtctcttttataaaaagaacacctgtcccttggggtccctgtcatttccatcactccatgcaaaatgtgaatttggtgagttttttaaaaagttttttaagTTGGTGAACACAGccatagtcatgtgacaggagagcacatggctgcagcacaaaaacagctccatgaagggaaCTGATACAAGATAGAATCAAGGTCAATATTTGATAAAatcgaaaatatgtttattggctgtcatttccaaatagctcatatcctttaaatttagaaataataagaaaaacaacatttggtattgtctattttgtgtttatttaatgctagctcTAAAGCAGACGTTATCATGCTAACATATCATGAGatcttctttaaaatgtgtcaaaatgtcaTTTCCACAACAGTCATATCCATCAATTTTattattgtgatggaaaagacCATTTGAGTGTTATGGCTCATATCAGTGAAAACAAtgtatgttaaattaaatgtcagtgggGTAGCAGtaaaatatatctgcaattaCTATTCACCGACAAGGAACCACCAAAGAGAATGAATCAGggactctttttgttttgtgctaaATAGTAAGTGCAACATTTGCAACTTGCTTGTAGGTTTCAGCAGTTTCCAACAATGTTCTGCCATATGATTGTATCTg
Protein-coding regions in this window:
- the magoh gene encoding protein mago nashi homolog, translated to MSTSDFYLRYYVGHKGKFGHEFLEFEFRPDGKLRYANNSNYKNDVMIRKEAYVHKSVMEELKRIIDDSEITKEDDALWPPPDRVGRQELEIVIGDEHISFTTSKIGSLIDVNQSKDPEGLRVFYYLVQDLKCLVFSLIGLHFKIKPI
- the aatf gene encoding protein AATF, translating into MAGSFSQELEDLLNPLPKFVDPEDDGDEATKAKVTDRFTEDDDEDGVGLSALRKHNTSLLSETDRRYVGKTVSRQQLLMDTERSGEEEDDDDDDKVEEEEGSIEQVEEDEEEDSLGDEEADDENDLEDEEEELVDSHAKLASKKKGTDMTFPQGVDFHKLTEGMDDLGVSEDDDDGGDETDGSDEDEDSEMENDDDDGDGEDEGTVRTFSQDKVDEEVEKGKAVKEQLVLWDQMLEGRIKIQKALVTANQLPQPQTFPEFKRRGGAELAGELKNTHKALKALQRSLLELHDQLLWQNTDTKSIAQGKTDEDQEINSDENQEVSVREGGAPKRKLKMAEYPDFMAKRFAAFQPYRNATLQKWHDKTRLTLGKSSKGFGAFDRNILTQVEQVLMDNERLVRRTQTRRTEYRVLGKKEASPLTSEPVCTEVEEVEQQLKANTHLNDLDEDIFDDDDFYHQLLRELIERKTSASDPNDQVAMGRQWLAIQKLRSKIKKKVDTKASKGRKVRFHIHSKLVNFMAPVDHSLVSDEARSELYRGLFGQNSTVRE